Proteins from a genomic interval of Streptococcus sp. D7B5:
- a CDS encoding HIT family protein: MCLICQRIEWIKAGENPYFVKELETGYVVIGDHQYFKGYTLFLAKEHVAELHHMETSVKLCFLEEMSLVQEAVAKTFKAEKMNIELLGNGDAHAHWHLFPRRSGDMRGHGLNGRGPVWWVPWEEMAAEDCQVKSHELEQMIKALSDELEKHLV, from the coding sequence ATGTGCTTGATTTGTCAAAGAATTGAATGGATCAAGGCAGGGGAAAATCCCTACTTTGTAAAAGAACTAGAAACAGGCTATGTTGTTATTGGAGACCACCAATACTTTAAGGGCTATACCTTATTTCTGGCAAAAGAGCATGTCGCAGAACTCCACCATATGGAGACTTCTGTAAAACTTTGTTTTCTAGAGGAAATGAGTTTGGTCCAAGAAGCTGTTGCCAAAACGTTTAAAGCTGAAAAGATGAACATTGAACTTCTAGGAAATGGAGATGCCCACGCTCACTGGCACCTATTTCCAAGACGGTCAGGTGATATGAGGGGTCATGGATTGAATGGCCGTGGTCCAGTCTGGTGGGTACCCTGGGAAGAAATGGCGGCAGAAGATTGCCAAGTGAAATCCCATGAGTTGGAACAAATGATTAAAGCCTTATCCGATGAATTAGAGAAGCACTTGGTCTAA
- the ldcB gene encoding LD-carboxypeptidase LdcB/DacB: MKKRYIVLSGLLAVTLAACSQEKPKNEENTQKTEQTSQPEGTVGSKSQASSQKKAEVVNKGDYYSIQGKYDEIVIANKHYPLSKDYNPGENPTAKAELLKLIAAMQAAGYPISDHYSGFRSYETQTKLYQDYVNQDGKEAADRYSARPGYSEHQTGLAFDLIGTNGELVTEEKAAQWLLDHAADYGFVVRYLKGKEKETGYMAEEWHLRYVGKEAKEIAASGLSLEEYYGFEGGDYVD, translated from the coding sequence ATGAAAAAAAGATACATTGTTTTATCTGGTTTGCTGGCAGTAACCCTAGCAGCATGTTCTCAAGAAAAACCTAAAAATGAAGAAAACACTCAAAAAACGGAACAAACTAGTCAACCTGAAGGAACTGTAGGGAGCAAATCTCAAGCCTCTAGTCAGAAGAAAGCAGAAGTTGTCAATAAGGGAGACTACTATAGTATTCAAGGGAAGTACGATGAAATCGTCATAGCTAATAAGCACTATCCTTTGTCAAAAGACTATAATCCAGGAGAAAATCCAACAGCTAAAGCAGAGTTGCTGAAGCTCATTGCAGCAATGCAAGCAGCTGGCTACCCAATCAGCGATCACTACAGTGGTTTTAGAAGTTATGAAACCCAAACCAAACTTTATCAAGACTATGTGAATCAAGATGGGAAGGAAGCTGCAGATCGCTATTCAGCACGCCCAGGTTATAGTGAACACCAAACGGGTCTTGCTTTTGATTTGATTGGTACTAATGGAGAATTGGTAACAGAGGAGAAGGCAGCCCAGTGGCTCTTAGATCATGCGGCTGACTATGGCTTTGTTGTTCGCTATCTCAAAGGCAAGGAAAAAGAGACTGGCTACATGGCAGAAGAATGGCATCTTCGCTACGTTGGAAAAGAAGCCAAAGAAATTGCTGCAAGTGGTCTCAGTTTGGAAGAGTACTATGGCTTTGAAGGCGGAGATTACGTCGATTAA